From a single Flavobacteriales bacterium genomic region:
- a CDS encoding phosphatase PAP2 family protein: MKSISNVGQWPGALLRAIVVFCSITTVAHAQSGFELKPVRESAIIGAGLISHGTSFFLEHRNRTAPAPVLDYDRIPGIDRVATRQWSPSAHTTSNVLFGVALAASFTAAIIGDEQAKPLVPIVIITSSGLLASGVTNTVKELVRRPRPYLYNSNAPEVLVPSNNDQLSFWSGHTANTAALTFACASMMQRSNASSGVKTVTWIGAALAPAAMGYLRVRAGKHFPTDVLTGYAVGALIGLAVPYFHRVN; encoded by the coding sequence GTGAAATCCATTTCGAATGTTGGACAATGGCCAGGAGCACTGCTCAGGGCCATTGTCGTTTTCTGTTCAATTACCACGGTGGCTCATGCCCAAAGTGGGTTTGAATTGAAGCCGGTCCGTGAAAGCGCGATCATTGGTGCTGGACTCATTTCCCATGGAACTTCGTTCTTTCTCGAACACCGGAACAGGACCGCACCTGCCCCCGTTCTGGATTACGACAGGATCCCTGGAATAGATCGGGTGGCAACGCGCCAATGGAGTCCCTCCGCCCATACGACCAGCAACGTCTTATTCGGAGTTGCACTGGCGGCATCATTCACCGCGGCGATCATTGGTGATGAGCAAGCGAAGCCATTAGTACCGATCGTGATCATTACGAGCTCCGGCCTATTGGCTAGCGGAGTTACCAATACGGTTAAGGAATTGGTACGAAGACCGCGCCCTTACCTCTACAACAGCAATGCACCGGAGGTGCTAGTCCCATCCAATAACGACCAACTCAGTTTTTGGAGTGGACATACCGCAAACACGGCTGCATTAACCTTCGCATGTGCAAGCATGATGCAACGGAGCAATGCCTCGAGCGGGGTGAAGACCGTAACCTGGATCGGCGCTGCTTTGGCGCCTGCGGCGATGGGATATTTGCGTGTAAGAGCGGGCAAGCATTTCCCCACGGATGTGTTGACAGGTTACGCTGTTGGTGCACTTATCGGTTTGGCGGTGCCCTACTTTCACCGCGTTAATTGA
- a CDS encoding TerC family protein: protein MIDFTSLDFAVLLTSHGLIALFTLTVLEIVLGIDNIIFISIISNTLSTRVEQRKARQIGLALAMITRVLLLLSLSWVMGLNETLFTLFGHDFSGRDLVLILGGLFLIYKATVEVHSKVTGHDEDPLSNIKKRGMAMVISQIVVVDIVFSLDSVITAVGMSNEIVIMVLAVIIAVVVMMVAATTISDFVEDNPTVKVLALAFLLMIGVALLIEGMGEHINKNYIYFAMGFSVLVETLNLRMMKNRNKTIMKERADQEAEDAQREIASDGREQGSGN from the coding sequence ATGATCGACTTTACTTCTTTGGATTTTGCCGTTCTGTTAACATCGCATGGATTGATAGCTCTTTTCACCCTTACGGTGTTGGAGATCGTGCTGGGGATCGATAACATCATCTTCATTTCGATAATCAGTAATACGTTATCCACACGTGTTGAACAGCGCAAGGCTCGGCAGATCGGTCTCGCGTTGGCCATGATCACCCGCGTTCTGCTGCTGCTATCCTTAAGCTGGGTAATGGGGCTGAATGAAACGTTGTTCACATTATTCGGACATGACTTCAGCGGACGCGACCTGGTACTGATCCTAGGAGGACTGTTCCTGATCTACAAAGCCACTGTGGAAGTACATTCCAAGGTCACTGGACACGATGAAGATCCACTGTCCAACATCAAAAAAAGAGGTATGGCCATGGTGATCTCGCAGATCGTGGTGGTGGACATTGTATTCTCGTTGGACTCCGTGATCACTGCCGTGGGTATGAGCAATGAGATCGTCATCATGGTCCTAGCGGTCATCATTGCCGTGGTCGTCATGATGGTAGCAGCAACCACGATCAGTGACTTTGTAGAGGATAACCCTACTGTAAAGGTCTTGGCCTTGGCATTCCTGCTAATGATCGGTGTAGCACTATTGATCGAGGGCATGGGCGAACATATCAATAAGAATTATATCTATTTCGCCATGGGATTCTCCGTACTTGTGGAGACGCTCAACCTGAGAATGATGAAGAATAGAAATAAGACAATAATGAAGGAGCGAGCCGATCAGGAGGCAGAGGACGCACAACGCGAAATTGCATCCGACGGGCGCGAACAAGGTTCAGGGAATTGA
- a CDS encoding OmpA family protein, translating into MSIQLTRILVIVGLLIGTSAFAQDEPGPCDPPTDKKILKLLADAEKAKDAESRHHKLKEALENDAECATCLYELGMSAYRIGKESGKGYDAAIRYFDQLETKCPQFHSNVPYHMGIMHYAQDEFAEAAKAFEAFREFPTDDPTKLTKDYDKKYADVEAVMPELQFYVDFYKNTAPLDPRIVRGVSTPAEEYLPMLSPDNELMFITRKSKVKAKGDIVSRDVEELIEARRTDSKSDFNAGEALPEPFNLGDGYGGVTINVNNKEMFVTVCSPADARGYVNCDIYRTHYDSKFDMDKGGQTYIWTGLDNLGPNINTPDGWESQPTLSADGRTLYFAVNRQNTDATDIFQSTRDEKGEWAPARPVPGINTMGDEKAPFMHSDSRTMYFAAKPPQDDPDKGHKSIGGYDIFFSKLGDDGTWGKPKNIGNPLNTEQDEHGLIVSADGRTAYFASGRFQGVGGLDIYGFDLPVDVRPEEILIVKGTVRDEAGRVVKDATVEIKYMDTRKTEIIHVDSTDGRYATIVNLKENSDVVVTVKKKDHVFDTHSFSLEDTVRAGVAKVDMTVQKIAVGKSYRVNDIKYTTNSAEISKTSEFILDELIEFMTENPKVKIRIEGHTDNVGNTQENMVLSNDRAFTVMGYLQDKGIAGSRLAFKGLGPTVPLKSNDTEAGRAENRRTEFVIIGL; encoded by the coding sequence ATGAGCATTCAGTTAACCAGGATCCTGGTCATTGTGGGTCTGTTGATCGGTACAAGTGCATTTGCACAGGATGAACCCGGACCATGTGATCCACCTACGGACAAGAAGATCCTGAAGCTGCTTGCCGATGCCGAAAAGGCCAAGGACGCGGAGTCTCGTCATCATAAGTTGAAGGAAGCGTTGGAGAACGATGCTGAATGCGCAACGTGTCTTTATGAACTGGGAATGTCTGCCTATCGCATTGGAAAAGAGAGCGGAAAAGGATATGATGCGGCGATCAGGTACTTTGATCAGTTGGAGACCAAATGCCCACAATTCCACAGTAACGTGCCCTATCATATGGGGATCATGCACTATGCGCAGGATGAATTTGCCGAGGCCGCGAAAGCTTTCGAAGCGTTCCGTGAATTCCCGACGGATGATCCTACGAAGCTCACTAAGGACTACGACAAGAAATACGCTGATGTGGAAGCTGTAATGCCCGAGCTCCAATTCTATGTGGATTTCTACAAGAACACTGCACCGTTGGATCCCAGGATAGTTCGCGGAGTGAGCACACCGGCTGAAGAATACCTGCCCATGCTATCGCCCGATAACGAGTTGATGTTCATCACCAGAAAAAGCAAGGTGAAGGCAAAAGGTGATATTGTTTCACGCGATGTGGAGGAATTGATAGAAGCCCGCCGAACGGATAGCAAGTCGGACTTCAATGCTGGAGAAGCGCTGCCTGAACCCTTTAACCTTGGAGATGGATATGGCGGAGTAACGATCAACGTGAACAATAAGGAAATGTTCGTTACGGTATGCTCACCGGCGGATGCTCGCGGCTATGTGAACTGCGACATATACCGCACGCATTACGATAGCAAGTTCGATATGGACAAGGGTGGCCAGACCTACATCTGGACCGGCCTGGATAACCTGGGGCCGAACATAAACACGCCCGATGGATGGGAAAGTCAACCGACGTTGAGTGCCGATGGCCGCACGCTATACTTTGCGGTTAATCGGCAGAACACGGATGCAACGGATATCTTCCAAAGCACCCGCGATGAGAAAGGGGAGTGGGCGCCAGCACGCCCAGTGCCCGGGATCAACACCATGGGAGATGAGAAGGCACCGTTCATGCACTCGGATAGCCGCACCATGTACTTCGCGGCAAAACCACCGCAAGATGATCCTGATAAAGGCCATAAGAGCATCGGTGGTTACGATATATTCTTTAGCAAATTAGGAGACGATGGCACATGGGGAAAACCCAAGAACATTGGGAACCCATTGAATACCGAACAGGACGAACACGGATTGATCGTAAGTGCTGACGGTCGAACCGCCTACTTTGCCAGTGGTAGGTTCCAGGGCGTTGGTGGGTTGGATATTTATGGCTTCGACCTGCCTGTGGATGTCCGGCCGGAAGAGATCCTGATCGTGAAAGGAACGGTTCGCGACGAAGCGGGTCGCGTGGTGAAGGACGCGACCGTGGAGATCAAGTACATGGATACACGCAAGACCGAGATCATCCATGTGGATAGCACGGATGGCCGTTACGCAACTATTGTGAATTTGAAAGAGAATAGCGACGTAGTGGTGACGGTAAAGAAGAAGGATCATGTGTTCGATACGCACAGTTTCTCGCTGGAGGATACGGTACGAGCCGGTGTCGCGAAAGTGGATATGACCGTGCAGAAGATCGCGGTTGGGAAGAGCTACCGCGTGAACGATATCAAGTACACTACGAACTCGGCAGAGATATCAAAGACCTCGGAATTCATTTTGGACGAGTTGATCGAATTCATGACCGAGAACCCAAAGGTGAAGATCCGGATCGAAGGGCATACGGACAACGTAGGTAACACACAGGAGAACATGGTGCTTAGCAATGACCGAGCATTCACCGTAATGGGCTATTTGCAGGATAAAGGGATCGCTGGGTCACGGTTAGCTTTCAAAGGCTTAGGGCCTACGGTCCCCTTGAAGAGCAACGATACCGAAGCCGGAAGGGCCGAGAATCGAAGAACTGAATTCGTGATAATTGGTCTTTAA
- a CDS encoding SDR family oxidoreductase, producing the protein MEKGYALITGASQGLGRAIALQIAERGYGIIAVARTRVKLEETAAACRALNGGRVRIVEADLTAPDAISKLAADVISSGVQLDIVVNNAGEAIWGRFAEKPLADHLRMMKLNMTVPVELTHLLIPHLKQTKCAYILNIGSMAGYNAMATLSTYSGSKSFILRWSRSLRMELDATGIKVCCVCPGSVITGFTERAGMQALDELAKKFGHPPEPIAKAALNAMFAGKAEVVPGLMNRITVFAMGLMPEGLVERIASGIYLKKLK; encoded by the coding sequence ATGGAGAAAGGATACGCATTGATAACCGGTGCAAGTCAGGGATTGGGACGAGCAATTGCTTTGCAAATAGCTGAACGAGGTTATGGCATCATAGCTGTTGCGCGTACACGGGTCAAGCTGGAAGAAACGGCCGCTGCATGCAGAGCTCTGAACGGTGGACGCGTGCGTATCGTTGAAGCCGACCTCACCGCACCGGATGCTATATCGAAATTAGCTGCTGACGTGATCTCTTCCGGTGTTCAATTGGACATTGTGGTGAACAACGCTGGCGAAGCTATTTGGGGGCGATTCGCAGAAAAACCGCTTGCTGACCATCTCCGTATGATGAAGCTGAACATGACGGTCCCGGTGGAATTAACGCATTTGCTTATCCCCCATCTCAAGCAAACCAAGTGCGCCTATATTCTGAATATTGGAAGCATGGCGGGGTACAATGCGATGGCTACGTTAAGTACCTACAGCGGTAGTAAATCCTTTATTCTACGGTGGTCGCGATCCTTGAGAATGGAACTGGACGCAACCGGCATCAAGGTCTGCTGCGTGTGCCCGGGTAGTGTGATCACAGGATTCACCGAAAGGGCCGGCATGCAAGCGCTGGACGAACTTGCGAAGAAATTCGGGCACCCTCCTGAGCCAATTGCAAAAGCTGCGTTAAATGCCATGTTCGCTGGAAAGGCCGAGGTGGTTCCTGGTCTGATGAACCGCATCACCGTATTCGCAATGGGCCTAATGCCAGAAGGGCTTGTTGAGCGAATTGCCAGTGGCATCTATTTGAAAAAACTGAAGTGA
- a CDS encoding DUF4920 domain-containing protein, producing MNRIILLTVTALLAVVCTTSPELKAQDRTEQVAMKSFGDAITPDGAITTEDLLKAMTTTDSLATKVQCEVITSCTKKGCWMDVMLKDGEVMKVRFKDYGFFVPTSGLEGKHAIMQGYAKKETTDVATLQHYAEDAGKSEEEIAKITEPETSLMFLANGVLIAE from the coding sequence ATGAACCGGATCATACTACTCACAGTAACCGCATTATTAGCGGTCGTATGCACGACTTCGCCTGAACTTAAAGCGCAGGATAGGACTGAACAGGTCGCAATGAAGAGCTTCGGCGATGCCATCACCCCCGATGGAGCGATTACCACCGAAGACCTTTTGAAGGCAATGACAACAACGGATTCACTTGCGACCAAAGTGCAATGTGAAGTGATCACCAGCTGCACCAAGAAAGGCTGTTGGATGGATGTGATGTTGAAGGACGGTGAGGTGATGAAGGTCCGCTTCAAGGATTATGGCTTCTTTGTTCCTACATCCGGGCTGGAAGGAAAGCATGCAATTATGCAGGGGTATGCAAAGAAGGAAACCACCGATGTGGCCACTTTGCAGCATTATGCAGAAGATGCAGGAAAGAGCGAAGAAGAGATCGCGAAGATCACGGAACCCGAAACCAGTTTGATGTTCTTGGCCAACGGTGTGCTGATCGCGGAATAA
- a CDS encoding isoaspartyl peptidase/L-asparaginase — protein sequence MMKFALAVHGGAGTISKELMTSSREQAYHSTLELALTRGQEILSKGGAALDAVEVAVRVMEDSPLFNAGRGSVFNADGQHEMDASLMNGSDLKAGAVAGVQNVKNPIGLARKVMDHSEHVLLSGNGAFEFAHKQRVELEDDQYFFDDLRYEQWKEVAGTDRVQLDHADKERKFGTVGAVAWDANGNLAAATSTGGMTNKKFQRIGDSPIIGAGTYANNDSCAISCTGHGESFIRAVVAFDVHALMLYKGLSLADAVREVVHEKLPKLDGDGGLIAVDRDGNIVLDFNCPGMYRGQVSHDQELTTAIFR from the coding sequence ATGATGAAGTTCGCGTTGGCCGTGCATGGAGGTGCCGGAACCATATCCAAGGAGTTAATGACCAGCAGCCGGGAGCAAGCCTACCACAGCACGCTGGAATTAGCGTTGACAAGGGGGCAGGAGATCCTTTCGAAAGGTGGAGCTGCCTTGGATGCGGTGGAAGTCGCGGTACGTGTGATGGAGGATTCGCCACTATTCAATGCGGGTCGTGGGTCGGTGTTCAATGCCGATGGACAGCATGAAATGGATGCGAGCTTGATGAACGGATCCGATCTGAAGGCCGGTGCCGTAGCGGGTGTGCAGAATGTAAAGAACCCTATCGGGCTGGCCCGCAAAGTGATGGACCATAGTGAACATGTGCTGTTAAGCGGCAACGGTGCCTTTGAGTTTGCACATAAGCAACGTGTGGAGTTGGAGGACGATCAATACTTCTTTGACGACCTGCGGTATGAGCAATGGAAGGAAGTTGCAGGGACTGATCGCGTACAACTGGATCATGCTGACAAGGAACGGAAATTCGGGACCGTAGGTGCTGTGGCTTGGGATGCGAATGGCAACTTGGCTGCCGCAACGAGTACAGGTGGCATGACCAATAAGAAGTTCCAGCGGATAGGGGATAGCCCGATCATTGGAGCAGGTACGTATGCCAATAATGATTCATGCGCGATCAGTTGCACTGGCCACGGCGAAAGCTTTATTCGCGCTGTTGTTGCCTTCGATGTGCACGCACTGATGCTGTACAAAGGACTCTCGCTTGCTGATGCGGTGCGCGAAGTGGTCCATGAAAAATTACCGAAGCTGGATGGCGATGGCGGCCTTATTGCTGTGGATCGAGACGGTAACATCGTCCTGGATTTCAATTGTCCGGGCATGTACCGTGGTCAGGTATCGCATGATCAGGAACTTACAACTGCGATCTTCCGCTAG
- a CDS encoding ATP-dependent zinc protease, which produces MVLAQKITIGRLEHIALTDLGVPRVIAKIDTGAYRSALHYQNLGIRTVNGERKLVVTFQMGGVRKKMIFSRYKRVKVKSSNGSISNRYLISTVVQLNDHAVRTQFTLFDRSDMKFQVLLGRKFLRGRFVVDVGERFLLG; this is translated from the coding sequence ATGGTATTAGCACAAAAGATCACCATAGGCAGACTTGAGCATATCGCTCTTACCGACCTTGGCGTTCCACGTGTAATTGCCAAGATCGATACCGGTGCTTATCGCAGTGCTTTACACTATCAGAACCTGGGGATCCGCACCGTGAACGGCGAACGGAAGTTGGTGGTGACATTTCAAATGGGTGGCGTTCGTAAAAAGATGATCTTTTCACGCTATAAACGGGTAAAAGTGAAGAGCAGCAATGGTTCCATCAGTAATCGCTACCTGATCAGCACCGTTGTTCAATTGAACGATCATGCAGTGCGCACGCAGTTCACGCTGTTCGACAGGAGCGATATGAAGTTCCAAGTGCTACTTGGCCGAAAATTCCTGCGCGGCAGATTCGTCGTGGATGTAGGAGAACGGTTCTTATTGGGGTAA
- a CDS encoding phosphatase PAP2 family protein yields MVKRRELSSRGVIGTLIAAAAMIAALPVVFDLMLTRPGIIPFEPFLDYLPRKDLSTLIFGVLYSAAVLAMIITLKDPVRLLRGFQAYIMLITLRMICMILVPLVPPIDLVTLQDPFAQLFYPSDVPFEKDLFFSGHTATAFLLFLVVPGRNWRTLFMAVTVFVGIGVLVQHVHWTVDVIAAPIAAWLSWRASALTLKWSTKISPT; encoded by the coding sequence ATGGTGAAGCGCAGAGAATTAAGTTCCAGAGGAGTTATTGGAACATTGATAGCAGCGGCAGCAATGATCGCAGCATTGCCCGTTGTGTTCGATCTGATGCTCACCCGTCCAGGGATAATACCCTTTGAACCGTTCTTGGACTACTTGCCGCGCAAGGACTTGTCCACGCTGATCTTTGGTGTCTTGTACAGCGCAGCGGTATTGGCAATGATCATAACCTTGAAAGATCCAGTTCGGCTCTTGCGTGGTTTTCAAGCTTACATCATGCTCATTACACTCCGCATGATCTGCATGATCCTGGTGCCATTGGTACCACCTATCGATCTGGTAACGCTGCAAGATCCATTCGCCCAGCTCTTTTATCCTTCTGACGTACCATTCGAGAAAGATCTTTTCTTCAGTGGACATACTGCGACCGCATTCCTTTTGTTCTTGGTGGTTCCGGGTCGGAATTGGCGAACCTTGTTCATGGCCGTAACGGTTTTCGTAGGGATAGGTGTTCTGGTCCAACATGTGCATTGGACAGTGGATGTTATTGCAGCACCTATTGCGGCTTGGCTGTCATGGCGTGCAAGTGCACTTACGTTAAAATGGTCAACGAAAATCAGCCCAACCTGA
- a CDS encoding phytanoyl-CoA dioxygenase family protein: MAPKSEVSTEFSKGISPDLKQSFEKNGFLHFRNFLDIHAVEAIRTAINELSRSWVQQDLKVLNGTPIKFGRDVDGTPIVQRFCFASQYHPVLEELMNDPRLNLLLNLYDEKARFGTHEKDGLVINHYVNSSESNFTQMGWHTDSVRDLFLGKKMYPMLNVGIHLDDQDPRNGGLRILPGTHKQRKSGILFRKVQFLDNRPDPREVAFDIKAGDLTVHDGRAWHRVQRSSLIGEASRRRVMYIPIISGEFQLKTANSKTPFYHRFQGFVK; this comes from the coding sequence ATGGCGCCTAAAAGCGAAGTAAGTACTGAATTCTCCAAAGGCATATCGCCTGATCTGAAGCAATCCTTTGAAAAGAACGGTTTTCTGCACTTCCGGAATTTCTTGGACATTCATGCAGTTGAAGCCATACGGACCGCGATAAATGAATTAAGCCGAAGTTGGGTGCAACAGGACCTGAAAGTATTGAACGGTACACCGATCAAGTTCGGACGTGACGTTGACGGCACTCCGATCGTACAGCGTTTTTGTTTCGCATCGCAATACCACCCTGTACTCGAGGAATTGATGAACGATCCTCGATTGAATTTGCTTCTGAACCTCTACGATGAAAAAGCACGCTTCGGAACGCACGAGAAGGATGGCTTGGTGATCAATCATTATGTAAATTCCTCTGAAAGCAACTTCACACAAATGGGTTGGCATACCGACTCTGTTCGTGATCTCTTTCTCGGTAAGAAAATGTACCCCATGTTGAACGTTGGTATCCACTTGGATGATCAGGATCCACGGAATGGAGGATTACGTATTTTACCCGGAACACATAAGCAACGTAAGTCCGGCATCCTATTCCGCAAGGTGCAGTTCCTGGACAACAGACCGGACCCACGTGAAGTGGCTTTCGACATTAAGGCTGGCGATCTTACGGTACACGATGGTCGCGCTTGGCACAGGGTTCAACGTTCCTCCTTGATCGGTGAAGCAAGCCGCAGGCGAGTGATGTATATACCGATCATTTCAGGGGAATTCCAACTGAAAACAGCGAATAGCAAAACTCCGTTCTATCATCGGTTCCAAGGATTTGTTAAGTGA
- a CDS encoding glycosyltransferase family 39 protein → MRALTVIAFVPRLIAAFFSEGYFAHDDHFLVIEAAGSWVDGADYNNWLPWNQGDSPRPSGHSFFFVGLHYLFFYILKTIGVSDPKSMMIAVRILLAIWSLVVVRVGYRIALRLSNAEIAWRTGLFLALFYFMPFLAVRNLVEVACIPFLMLGAYHLVRNKNEIGLKDALIAGIWIGLAINVRFQTLFFAIGPGLAFLLQKKWKHTIYYGIGILGPIVALQGMIDIILWGIPFAEITEYVLYNLYNTTTYGVLPWYNYLLLLAGIYLPFLGLAVLFGFVRRTAPLLLWLPMLLFIAIHSYFPNKQERFLLPIIPLFFVVGHVSWEQYLATSKWWQNKAGLWRGHVLWIHSLNFVILVVLCFTYSKRSRVEALYSLRDHRPLKGIVIEDTYGKEAPMPPLFYLGQWDTNVLPWTDPTADLAVVLDDYPLNEKPEIILFFGEEDINNRIARVTEAMGPLHEIGRSEPGLVDRVVHWLNPVNRNETIVTMATGPQ, encoded by the coding sequence TTGCGAGCACTTACTGTGATCGCCTTTGTTCCCCGGTTGATCGCTGCTTTTTTCAGTGAAGGATACTTCGCTCACGATGACCATTTCCTTGTTATTGAAGCGGCTGGGTCCTGGGTGGATGGTGCGGATTACAACAATTGGCTTCCCTGGAACCAAGGTGATTCTCCCAGACCGAGCGGACATAGTTTTTTCTTCGTTGGTCTACATTATCTGTTCTTCTACATTCTGAAGACCATAGGCGTTTCCGATCCGAAATCGATGATGATCGCTGTGCGCATTTTGCTCGCAATTTGGAGTTTGGTCGTAGTACGTGTCGGGTATAGAATAGCCCTGCGTCTGTCCAACGCCGAGATCGCTTGGCGGACCGGACTCTTTTTAGCACTGTTCTATTTCATGCCTTTCCTAGCGGTAAGGAACCTTGTGGAGGTCGCCTGCATCCCATTCCTCATGTTAGGAGCATATCACTTGGTACGCAACAAGAATGAGATCGGATTGAAAGATGCACTGATAGCAGGCATATGGATAGGACTTGCAATTAATGTGAGGTTCCAGACCCTATTCTTTGCCATTGGTCCTGGACTGGCATTCCTCTTGCAAAAAAAGTGGAAGCACACCATCTATTACGGAATCGGAATTCTGGGTCCCATAGTGGCATTACAAGGCATGATCGATATCATCCTGTGGGGTATACCTTTCGCGGAGATAACGGAGTACGTGCTGTACAACCTTTACAACACGACAACCTATGGCGTGCTTCCTTGGTACAATTACCTCCTTTTGCTCGCAGGCATTTACCTGCCATTCCTGGGGCTGGCGGTGTTGTTCGGTTTCGTTCGGCGAACCGCTCCCCTTTTGCTTTGGCTTCCAATGCTGCTTTTCATTGCTATCCATTCCTATTTTCCGAATAAACAAGAACGTTTCCTTCTGCCTATAATCCCTTTGTTCTTCGTAGTTGGTCATGTTAGCTGGGAACAGTATCTCGCAACATCGAAATGGTGGCAGAACAAGGCAGGTTTGTGGCGTGGCCATGTACTATGGATACATTCATTGAACTTTGTGATCCTGGTCGTATTGTGTTTTACCTACAGTAAGCGCTCCCGTGTTGAAGCACTTTACTCACTCCGTGATCATCGGCCGTTGAAAGGAATCGTCATCGAAGACACCTACGGGAAGGAAGCACCTATGCCACCGCTATTCTATTTGGGACAATGGGATACAAATGTGTTGCCTTGGACAGACCCGACCGCAGATCTTGCGGTTGTTCTAGATGATTACCCTTTGAACGAGAAACCGGAGATCATTCTATTCTTCGGGGAAGAGGATATCAATAACCGCATTGCTAGGGTAACTGAAGCAATGGGGCCTTTGCACGAGATCGGGCGATCGGAACCGGGCCTGGTGGATCGTGTTGTTCATTGGTTGAACCCGGTGAACCGGAACGAAACCATTGTAACAATGGCCACGGGTCCACAATGA
- the rimK gene encoding 30S ribosomal protein S6--L-glutamate ligase, producing the protein MNIVVLSRDTKLYSTKRLVEACEIRGHNVRVINHIKCDIFIEKKNPQIIYGGESITDVDAVIPRIGASVTFYGTAVVRQFEMMKVFTTIESQALVRSRDKLRSMQILTRSGVGIPKTVFTNYSKDVGSVVDSVGGAPCIIKLLEGTQGLGVVLAETKKSAVAVCEAFNSLKARVIVQEFIKESKGVDIRAFVVDGRVVGAMKRTGKEGEFRSNLHRGGTAELIELSHEEEVSAIKAVKALGLHVAGVDMLQSDRGPLVLEVNSSPGLEGIEKATGQDIAGEIVKFIERHT; encoded by the coding sequence ATGAACATCGTAGTATTATCCCGGGATACCAAATTGTATTCTACCAAACGATTGGTGGAGGCTTGTGAAATACGCGGCCACAACGTGCGCGTGATAAATCATATAAAGTGTGATATTTTCATCGAAAAGAAGAACCCACAGATCATTTATGGTGGTGAGTCCATCACGGATGTGGACGCAGTTATCCCACGAATTGGTGCAAGTGTTACGTTCTATGGCACTGCGGTGGTCCGACAGTTCGAAATGATGAAAGTTTTTACCACCATTGAGAGCCAAGCATTGGTCCGCAGCCGGGACAAGCTTCGCAGCATGCAGATCCTTACGCGCAGCGGAGTAGGCATTCCCAAGACCGTCTTTACCAATTACAGCAAAGATGTAGGCAGCGTGGTCGATAGCGTGGGTGGTGCGCCGTGTATCATCAAATTGTTGGAAGGTACCCAAGGATTGGGCGTAGTGCTGGCCGAGACCAAGAAAAGTGCAGTCGCCGTTTGCGAAGCGTTCAATAGCTTGAAGGCCCGTGTCATCGTGCAGGAATTCATCAAGGAAAGCAAAGGCGTGGACATCCGCGCTTTCGTAGTGGATGGTAGGGTAGTTGGAGCGATGAAGCGTACGGGCAAGGAAGGTGAGTTCCGTAGCAACCTGCACCGTGGCGGTACTGCGGAATTGATCGAACTATCGCACGAAGAAGAAGTGTCTGCCATAAAAGCCGTAAAGGCTTTGGGCCTGCACGTAGCCGGCGTGGACATGCTTCAAAGCGATCGGGGTCCCTTGGTATTGGAAGTGAATAGTAGCCCCGGTCTGGAAGGCATCGAAAAGGCCACTGGCCAAGATATTGCTGGCGAGATCGTGAAGTTCATTGAGCGGCATACTTAG